A portion of the Streptomyces coeruleoprunus genome contains these proteins:
- a CDS encoding DedA family protein: MLQSVAWLADSPWVYAAVAVSVLLDVFLPVLPSGVLVITAATAATAATAGSGVSLVTLALCAASASVLGDLVAYRLAWRGGARLDRAIARSRRLTTAQERLGTALARGGGALVVIARFAPAGRSVVSLGAGAARRRARDFLPWSALAGVAWASYSVGLGYFGGQWLGATWFSAAVSVLALFLAGSLAAYVMRRPAPAPSPAS; encoded by the coding sequence GTGCTTCAGAGCGTGGCGTGGCTGGCCGACAGCCCGTGGGTCTATGCCGCCGTGGCCGTCTCCGTCCTCCTGGACGTGTTCCTGCCGGTGCTCCCCAGCGGGGTGCTGGTGATCACGGCCGCGACGGCGGCGACCGCCGCCACCGCCGGGAGCGGTGTCTCCCTCGTCACCCTCGCCCTGTGCGCCGCGTCCGCCTCGGTCCTCGGCGACCTGGTCGCCTACCGGCTGGCCTGGCGCGGCGGCGCCCGCCTGGACCGGGCCATCGCCCGCTCCCGCCGCCTCACCACGGCGCAGGAACGTCTCGGCACGGCCCTGGCACGGGGCGGCGGCGCGCTCGTCGTCATCGCCCGGTTCGCCCCCGCGGGGCGCTCGGTGGTGTCGCTCGGCGCGGGCGCGGCACGCCGCAGGGCGCGGGACTTCCTGCCCTGGTCCGCCCTGGCGGGCGTGGCCTGGGCCTCGTACAGCGTCGGCCTGGGCTACTTCGGCGGGCAGTGGCTGGGCGCCACGTGGTTCAGCGCGGCCGTGTCGGTGCTGGCCCTGTTCCTGGCGGGCAGCCTCGCCGCGTACGTCATGCGCCGGCCGGCTCCCGCACCGTCGCCGGCTTCCTAG
- a CDS encoding DoxX family protein: MTARLQQSQPYALGLFRVVIGLLFLSHGAAKLFGVLGGADGNGGTVPSGVWPFWYAAVIELVGGALILVGLGTRTAAFISSGAMAYAYFKMHQPQALFPMENGGEAAALYCWALLLLVFTGPGALAVDGLFKSRSRATEGARSGAAVTA; encoded by the coding sequence ATCACCGCGCGTCTGCAGCAGAGTCAGCCGTACGCCCTCGGACTCTTCCGGGTCGTCATAGGCCTGCTGTTCCTCTCGCACGGCGCCGCGAAGCTGTTCGGTGTCCTCGGCGGCGCCGACGGCAACGGCGGCACGGTTCCCTCGGGCGTCTGGCCGTTCTGGTACGCGGCCGTGATCGAGCTCGTCGGCGGTGCGCTCATCCTGGTGGGCCTCGGCACCCGGACCGCCGCGTTCATCTCGTCCGGCGCCATGGCGTACGCGTACTTCAAGATGCACCAGCCGCAGGCGCTGTTCCCGATGGAGAACGGCGGCGAGGCCGCGGCGCTGTACTGCTGGGCGCTGCTGCTCCTGGTCTTCACCGGCCCGGGCGCGCTGGCGGTGGACGGCCTGTTCAAGTCCCGGTCGCGGGCGACGGAGGGCGCGCGCAGCGGCGCGGCGGTCACGGCGTAA